In the genome of Ptychodera flava strain L36383 chromosome 13, AS_Pfla_20210202, whole genome shotgun sequence, one region contains:
- the LOC139148334 gene encoding LOW QUALITY PROTEIN: protein VAC14 homolog (The sequence of the model RefSeq protein was modified relative to this genomic sequence to represent the inferred CDS: inserted 1 base in 1 codon) yields the protein MTERDFAPLNAACVRALNDKLYDKRKVAALEIERMVKEYVASNNTEQIKRLIQVLTTEFAISHNPNSRKGGLIGLAATAIALGKESGNYLAELIHPVLACFGDPDSRVRYYACEALYNIVKVARGSVLSYFNEVFDGLSKLAADPDLNVKNGSELLDRLMKDIVAESSSFDMVSFMPLVRERIYTTNSFARQFVVSWVTVLDSVPHIDMLVFLPEILDGMFYILGDQSKEIRKMCEAALDQFLHEIKNXPNNVNFADMVNILNTHSQSQDELIQFTAITWLKEFLTIAGRTMLPFASGLLTAILPCVAYEDNRKNIREVANGVNQSLMRLITPDDDRDDKETVTQQTDKANSAHHHVMLELAPMIDVLTRHLLHNSMQTRISVLKWIYHLHIKTPNKIFHHVEELFPVLLKTLSDPSDEVVLLDLEVLAEIASSSAGQGKEYSGMKELARQSSTPAPGMNLYFTKFMVNLMKLFSTDKQLLEDRGSFIIRQLSLLLNSEDIYKSLSEILIHEEELKFASNMVQTLNSILLTSTELFDLRMQLKDLKTEDSCALFSCLYKSWCHNPVATVSLCFLTQNYKHACDLLQLFGDLEVTVDFLTEIDKLVQLIESPIFTYLRLQLLDVEHNQYLVKSLYGLLMLLPQSSAFGTLRHRLDCVPNYQILPKDDRPKTSPEDRPHVKNVNFSELLEHFKKVQLEHAKAKRPRARNMEDVHAIRKLDF from the exons GATGGTGAAGGAGTATGTTGCATCAAACAATACAGAGCAGATTAAGAGACTAATCCAAGTGCTGACAACTGAATTTGCAATTTCCCATAATCCCAACAGCCGTAAAGGTGGCCTGATTGGCTTGGCAGCAACAGCCATTGCCCTTGGAAAG GAATCTGGTAATTATCTAGCTGAATTGATTCATCCAGTGCTGGCATGTTTTGGCGATCCTGACAGTCGTGTACGATACTATGCATGTGAGGCCCTCTATAATATCGTCAAGGTCGCAAGGGGTTCTGTACTTTCCTACTTCAATGAAGTCTTCGATGGACTCAGCAAg CTTGCTGCTGATCCAGATTTGAATGTGAAGAATGGTTCTGAGTTGCTAGATAGATTAATGAAG GACATTGTGGCGGAATCATCATCCTTTGATATGGTTTCATTCATGCCACTGGTACGTGAAAGAATCTACACCACTAATTCATTTGCCAGGCAGTTCGTTGTCTCATGG GTAACAGTGTTAGATTCAGTACCACACATTGATATGTTGGTCTTCCTGCCAGAGATACTTGATGGTATGTTCTACATCTTGGGAgatcaaagcaaagaaattaGAAAAAT GTGTGAAGCTGCGCTGGACcaattccttcatgaaatcaAAA CTCCAAATAATGTGAATTTTGCTGACATGGTCAACATTTTAAACACTCACTCTCAATCCCAAG ATGAGTTGATACAGTTTACTGCCATCACATGGTTAAAAGAATTCCTTACAATTGCCGGAAGAACAATGCTGCCCTTTGCTTCAGGATTACTGACAGCTATACTGCCCTGTGTTGCTTATGAAgacaacagaaaaaatat TAGAGAAGTAGCTAATGGTGTCAATCAAAGCTTGATGAGATTGATAACTCCAGACGATGATAGAGATGACAAGGAAACAGTTACCCAACAAACAGACAAAGCAAATTCAGC ACATCACCATGTGATGTTAGAGTTAGCTCCAATGATTGACGTCTTGACCAGACATTTACTTCACAACTCAATGCAGACACGAATATCTGTACTGAAATGGATCTATCACCTCCATATTAAAACTCCTAATAAG aTCTTCCACCATGTAGAAGAGTTATTTCCAGTGTTGTTGAAAACTCTGTCAGACCCTTCAGATGAA GTTGTTCTTCTGGATCTAGAAGTGTTAGCAGAGATAGCCTCATCCTCAGCCGGCCAGGGTAAGGAATATTCTGGAATGAAGGAATTAGCAAGGCAGTCATCGACACCGGCACCAGGCATGAATTTATACTTTACAAAGTTTATGgtgaatttgatgaaactgtTCAGTACTGATAAACAGTTATTGGAAGATAGAGGGTCATTTATTATAAG GCAACTGTCCTTATTACTGAATTCAGAAGATATCTACAAATCATTGTCTGAAATTCTGATCCATGAAGAAGAATTAAAGTTTGCTTCAAATATGGTTCAGACTCTGAATAGTATACTCCTGACTTCGACTGAATTGTTTGACCTCAGAATGCAACTCAAAGATCTGAAAACAGAG GACAGTTGTGCTCTGTTCAGCTGTTTGTACAAATCATGGTGTCACAATCCGGTTGCCACGGTGTCGCTATGTTTCCTGACACAGAATTACAAGCATGCCTGTGACCTGCTCCAGTTATT TGGTGACCTTGAGGTCACTGTGGATTTTCTGACAGAGATTGACAAACTGGTTCAGTTGATAGAATCACccatatttacat ACCTACGGCTGCAGCTTCTTGATGTTGAGCATAATCAGTACTTAGTGAAAAGTTTGTATGGTTTGTTGATGTTGCTACCCCAGAGTTCAGCATTTGGTACGCTACGTCACCGACTTGACTGTGTTCCAAATTATCAGATTCTACCAAAAGATGATAG GCCTAAAACTTCACCAGAAGACAGACCACATGTAAAGAATGTCAATTTTTCGGAATTATTGGAACATTTTAAGAAAGTTCAACTTGAACATGCAAAGGCTAAACGACCCAGAGCAAGAAACATGGAAGATGTGCATGCAATCAGAAAGCTGGATTTCTGA